The uncultured Mailhella sp. genome segment TCTTGCCGCAGACCACACGTTCGTTGTCATCACGATCCTTGCGGGTCTTCAGCCATCCGGCCTGTTTCAGCCATTCCACCGCCTTTTTCTGAGGAAACATGGTGTGAAAGGTTGCCTTGGAGAAGAGATACTCCGTTCCTTTCGATTTGGGATTATAGTATCCGATCAGTTTGGAAACGTTATCGCCAGACATACTGACATGGATGAACTTTGACCGGTTCCGTTCAATACAGGCCCGAAACTTGTAGAGAAATTGTTGTTGTTCTTGATTCGATGAATTCTCGTAGTCCTTCAGCCAGTCATCGTAGCAACTGCGAACTGCGGCTTCTATGTCCATTTCGAAAGGTAAAATTTCTGCGTTCCAGGCAGCCTCGCCAGCAATCCATACGAGGGCAAAACGACGAGCTGCTCGCCTGATCACAGTTTTTTCTTCAGAGCCGCAAAGCATGTCCTCTTTTTGTTTCAGTTGTCTTTTCAAGCAGCTAATCCGACTTGGCAAATTTTCCGTCAGCCACTCTAAAAACTGAGGTCCAGCCGTACCGGTGTATTGATCAGCAAGGGAGACCATATCCGAAACAAGCTGAGCGGCACTGCTTCTCCCATGGAGATGCATAATCATGTCGGCACGTACAGGAATGTCCAGGAAGCGAACACGTTGCCCGTCATGGCAGGACGCTTTTTTTTCTGAGAGCTTATCCATGAGGCTGACTTCTCCGCTCGAAAGAAACAAACAACGCCAGGAATTTTTTTCCTGCAGTTTACCGTTTCCGCTGCTTCTGTTTTTGCCAAAGCCATTGGCCAGCATGTACACCGTCTGATGAAAGGACCCTGAATCCATTTCTCCCAGCTCGTCAAGGACCAGAAGATTGTCGTTATGCTCCGAAGCAATGTTTTCAAGAGCGTTTATCGTTGAATTCCAAGATATTATATCATTTCCCCATACTGACGAGGCAATTTTGAGAGCCGTAGTCTTCCCGGAGGATGATTCACCCACAAAATTAAATCCTCCCCCTTCAATTCCCAAAGGAGTCAGGAGAACTGCAGCAAAAGCTGCGCACAGCGCAAAAACGAAACGGGTATTTCCAACAGCAGTTTCGGCAAGCTGGCCCCACTCTTGAAGGTTTCCATGATTGCGGTAACCACTGCAGCTGCATTCAAAGTGATATTTGCTCTGGTCAAAGGTGCCGTAGATACGTTTAGGAAGGATGTACACCTCTGGGGCTCTTTGCCAGCCTACTTTGGTGATACGTGTGACAAAAGGATACCAAGTCAAATCCTGCTGAATACGCTCAAACAAGACATCCGGAGGAAATCCTTTCCGACAAGAATACCCGCCGTCACAGAGAATATTCCGGAAGAAAGAACTGTTCTTGGCATGGATGCAGGAAAGAGGGATTTCCAGTTTCTTTTCATGGGAGCTATAATCCTTGAAGGATACGAGTAGTCCCCATTTGTGGCTGGTTGAATTTTCCGTAATTCCTATGATGCTAAATCGAGCAGTGGGGGAAAGCAAACACCTTAGCAGATATTTTTCAAAAATGATTTCACCCTCTAAGTTCGTAATATAGGACCCAAAAGGTTCGATGGCAGTACTCACTTGTAACTCCTTACCTTCACAGTGCAGAGCCGCCAAAGAGTTTGACCCTGCACCGGTATTCAGGAGAGTACGCATGCCGAGAAGGACTGCACCGATAGCGGCGTATGCAGACCATTAGTGAGACAGCAGGCGGAGTGCGCAAGCCTACCTCGTACGGCACGCCGTACTCGAAGATAGGCCTAAAGAGAGAGATCTCGCTTCTGTTCAACGAAGGCGAGAACTTCCTTCAGCTCCCAGACTGTTACACGACTTGAAAGGCGGAAAGGATCGGGCAACTTGCCTTCAGCCCGCCAACGCCAGATGGTTGACTTGCTGACACCCAGAATGGCGGCGAGATCCGATGCCCGAACGAATTGAGATGATCTTGAAGTTGTCATCGTCAGGTCTCCTGGCTGCAACCTCTGAGACCTGAGCAATTACACACACCCAAAAAGGGGGAGAAGCCGTTATCGGCTTGACGTCAAAGTCGATCCGAAAAAGGGACCAAATGAGGAGCAGCGGTTTTGATGGATTTTGATGGAAATACGTTTCATTATCGGTAATTAGAAGTAATAATTTTATAATGCGCTTCCGGGAGTACCGACCGGAAAGCTACTTTTATACTTGTCGTACAATTATAATAAGGTCAGAGACCGTTATTCCGCGACTCCTGGATGGAGCGGAGTGCACGTGAGGTGTTGTGCATGGAAAAACATACGAAGAATTGCTCAGTAAGGCAAGAGAAAAAGTCATACCGCCATTTCCGGCAACGGACCTTCGTCGGAATTGTCCAGCACCAGATCGCTTTTTTTCGTTAACGCTGTGCCTGCAGAGGCGAAGTCTTCTGCTGAAGAACGAATTCGGCAGGTCTTCTTCAGGCTGTCCAGATAGTCTGCCCACTTCTGCATCATCCGTATCCGCTCAGGGAGGTACTGGGCGTGATTGTATGCAGCTCGAACCTGGTTCTTATCCGTATGGGCAAGCTGGGCTTCGATGACGTCCGGACGATATCCCTGTTCATTAAGAAGCGTGGAAGCCATGGCTCTGAATCCGTGGATGCACATTTCATCTCGTCCGTATCCCATGCGACGCAGTGCATTCAGAAGACACACGTCCGTAATCGCCCGTGTCTTGGAATGGGTCGAAGGAAAGATCAGCTCATGACTTCCTGTCCATGTATGGAGCTCACGAAAGAGCCGTTCCACCTGAGAGGCCAGCGGAACGACGTGCTGCTTTTTCATTTTCATGTGCTCTTTAGGGATTACCCAGAGATGCTTCTCGAAATTGATTTCCGACCACCTGGCAAGGCGAAGCTCCTGCGAGCGGACAAAGACATAGGGCATGATGCGCAGAGCATAGCGTGTGACGATATTTCCGCTATACTCATCAATATCGAGAAGAAGCCGGGCCACTCGTTCAGGCTCAGTGATGGTTGCTCGATGCTTTACCGGCGGTTTTGCCTCAAGAGCCTCTGTCATGCCGGTAGAGATGTCATAGGGAATATCACCGAGTAATCTGGCGTAACGACATATCTGTCCTACGATCTGTCCGACACGTCGTGCCATTTCTGCATGGCCCGTACTTTCTATCTGCTGCAGCATGGCAACAAGATCAGCCATGGTCAGTGAAGCCATAGGCTTATCGCCGATGACGGGGAAGACGTGCTTTTCAAGCCGCTGCATTTTCAGGCGGCGTGTGCTTTCCGTCTGCACCTTGGTTCTTTTCTTATGCCATTCCAGAGCGACTACACGAAAGGTTCTGGCATCCTTTTCCATCTGCTCCATGGCAAACGTTTTTTCGGCCTTCTTCTGAACGTTGGGATCAATTCCCTGATCCAGCAGTCCGGTAATCCTGTCCCGTTCCATTCTGGCCTGCTTCAGTGAAATACCCGGATAATGGCCAATGGTGAATTGATCCTGCCTGTGATCGCTTTTCCATTTGACCCGCCAGACCTTTTTTCCGGAGGGGTAAACGACAAGCCAGAGCCTGTCGCCGTCTCCAAGCTGAATAATCTTGTCGGAAGGCTGTGTTTTTTTGATTTTTGTGTCTGTCAACTTGTTGATTCCACTCATGAAATGCTCCTTGGGGATGTATGGCGGAAAGGGCCCTGGGATGCATGGACTCCATACATCCCCTCATACATCCCCAGAGCGGATATGCACAAGAATCAACTGAGACCAAGTGAGACTAACAGAATTAAAAAAGTGAAGCCCTACAAGGCTTTAAGTACCTTATAGGGCTTTCTGAGACTTTGTCGTGGCGGAGGGAGAGGGATTTGAACCCCCGGAGGTGTGACCCTCAACGGTTTTCAAGACCGCCGCAATCAGCCGCTCTGCCATCCCTCCGGCTGAAAAATATCGGGAGATAGTGTACAGGCAAACGACTTTGACTGTCAAGGCGCAGACCGGTTTGAACGCGGGAGCAAAAACGCCCGAGTACCGCCGTCGCCCGTTTGCACAAGACACGCTGTACGGACTGCATCACTTGCACGACGGGCATTATGTTTAACGGCGGGAGTGAATCCCGCCTGCTTATGCCCGTCGGCCGGGCTCCTGACGTCGCCCGGGGCCCCAGTGCGTCGAAAAAACGCCTTCTGCCTTCACTCTCCCCCTCGCCCTTGGCTTCGGACATAATCTTCCCGTTCACCCTGTCCTGCCGAACCGGCGAAGCCGGGAGGCAGAATCAGGGGGGCGCGGGGGGAATTATTTCTGACCTTGCTCCCTCCCGAAGAACACGCAGCTCCGTTTGCGCAAGACACGCTGTACGGCCTGCATCGCATGCACGACGGCGGCTGCGTTTAACGCCGGAAGTGAATTCCGGCTGCTTGCCTGCCGTCGGCCGGGCTCCTGACGTCGCCCGGGGCCCCAGAGCTTCGAGAAACGGCCTGCCGTCGGCACTCCCCCCTTCGCCCACAGCCTCCGGCATAATCTTCCCGTTCACCCTGTCCTGCCGAAGCAGCGTTAGCTGCGAGGCAGAATCAGGGGGGCGCGGGGGGAATTATTTCCCCCGCATGCCTTTCCTGCCTTTTCTGCCTTTTCTGCCTTTCCTGCCTTTCCTCTCTTCCTGCCTTTCCCACAAAAAAAGCCCCGCTTCGGGATGGGGAAGCGGGGCGGGATTTATGGGGTACGGCCTAGAGATAGGGGGGGATATGGAACTTTTCGTCCTTGGCGGGGGCGAGTTCGGAGTAGCTTTCGGACGTGCCGGCCACGATGGGAAGGCGTTCGGCCTTGAGCTTATGGTATTCGACGGAGAGTTCGCGCATTTTGGCGAAGTCGGGCATGTTGACGGAGCCGTGTTCGAGGGCCGTGCCCACGCAGGAGACGAGCAGCAGACCGGTGGAGCCGCTCTTCACTTCGAGGCGGATGCCGGAAATCACGTTGGCGCCCATTTCGATGGCCTGCATTTTGGCCACGTTGATGGCGCGGCGTTCGGCCTGACGTATCTTATTAAGGTAGTCTTCGGATTCGCCGCCGAAAAAGTCGGTGAGCACGTTGGCCAGGCCCGTGAAGGCGCCCACGCCGATGACCGCGTAGCCCGACACCACGCCCTTGATGCCGCAGGACCAGGTCTCGGGATGCGGCGTGGTGAACACCTGAATTTCCTGAAGCACCTTTTCCTGATATTCCTTGAGTTCCGCCTTGAGATCGCCGAGCCGTTCCTCGCGCACGAGGGAGAGTTCCTTTACCTTGTCCATGGCGCAGGACATGCACATGTCCTCGGCGTCGATATCGAACCGTGCAAAGTCTGCGATGGTTTCCTTGCACAGATGCCGGATGCCTCCGCGCTTGCTGAATTTTCTGCCACAAATACGACAATCCAAGGCCTGCTGCATGCAAGTACCCGCCTTTTACGTTTGTTCCGAAGACGAGGGACGCTCCCCGGAACGTTGATGGAAAAGGAAGACGGAACACCGCTTCGCAAAAAGTATAAAAAGGGTTGACGGTTATGGCAAGAGTCGTAAAGGGAATCCGAAAAGGACGCCTCAACGGAAGATTCGACGCGAACCCTGAGCGGCACGGGAGACGGATCGGATCATTTTAGTAAATGAAAAAAATAACATACCTTTTTTTATCGGAGAAATTTCCAGTCAAAAGGATGATTCTTTCGCGGGGATTTTTGGAAAGCTTCATAGATATTCCATGCTTAGGCGGAGAAATTCCGCGCATGCCCCTTGCGCCCGACCCGAGAGCCTTGCGCATGATGCAGAACGAAACGCGATTTCACCATTGCAAGCCGCCTCTTTTTAAACTAATATAACAAAGTTCACTGGAACCGTCGCCGTAAAGGCAAGGAATTTCAAACGGTTCCGACATGCCTCCCTTCCGGCCCGTCCGGAAGATGCGCACTGTCCTTTTTTATCACCTCAACCAGCACGAGGCATCGGGATGGAGGAGAGGAACAACACAACCACACCGGCGACTGCGGCAAAAAAATGCAGCTGTGGCTGGGGCGCGTTTGTCGTGGGGCTGGTAGTGGCCCTTATTCTGGGATGGTGGGTTCTGCCCAACCTTATGAAGGAAACCAAAAAGCAGCCCATCGCCTTCAGCCACGTCGAACACGTACAGAAGCAGGGCATGACCTGTGAGCAGTGCCACTTCGTGCGCGCCGACGGATCGTTCAGCGGAACGCCCACCACCGCTCAGTGCGCGGAATGCCATTTCACGGTTCTGGGCTCCAACCCTGAAGAAGCGCGCTTCGTCCGCGACTACGTTCAGACGGGCCGCGAGATCAAGTCGGAATGGCTGATTTATCAGAAGCAGCCCGACAACGTGTTCTTCAGTCACGCTCTGCACTTCGGCGCGCTTGCCGAACTCAAGGGCCCCAAGGAAACGGCCGCGTTCTGCTCCAGATGCCACCTCAACGTGGCCGAAACGGACGTGCCGCCCGTCTATCGGGAAAACAGGCTTTCGGGATACTCCGAAAACACCATGCTGATGTGGGGGTGCGAACGTTGCCATGCCGAACATATGGCGATGGGCAACACCAACGCCAGCAATGCCTGCTTCACCTGCCACAAGTAAGGCAAAAGCGAGGAAATCATGGATAGACGAGGATTTCTTAAATTTGCCGCCGGCGGGACCGTGGGCCTCGTGGCGTCTCCCATCATCTGGAACACTCTTTACGACGCCGTGTACTGGACCCAGAACTGGGGCTGGATTCCGCGCCTCAAGAAGGGCGAAAGCGAATACCTGCCCACAGTGAGCAAACTGTGCCCGTCCGGCACCGGATTCCTTGTGCGCACCGTGGCCGGCGTGCCCGTGCGCACCATCGGCGACAAGAACAACCCCGTGACCCACGGGGCCATGACCGCGCTCGCCGCCGCCGAAGCCGAACTTCGCGTGAGCCCCGCGCGTCTTAAAACTCCGCTGCGCCGCTCCGCCGACGGCGCCTATGTGGCCATCACCTGGGAACAGGCCGAAGCCATCCTTAAAGAAAAAATGCAGGAAGCCGGCTCTTCCGTGGCCGCCGTGTCCGGCGATCCCACGTCGAGCATCAACGAAGTGCTTTCCTCCATTCTGAATCAGCGCGGCTCTTCCGACTTCTACTTCATGCCCGACGAGGAACTTCCCGCCGCCGCCGCATGGGAAGCCATGGGCGGTCAGGGCCGCCTGGGCTACGACATGGAAGGCAGCGACTGCATCCTCGCCGTGGGCGCTCCCGTGCTCGAAAGCTGGGGCGTCGTGGCCGCCAACCGCAGCCTGTTCAACCGCACGCATCCCGTGGCGGGCACGCCCACCCAGAAGCTCATCTACGCCGGCGCCGTGCAGAACAACACCGCCGCAGGCGCCGATCTCTGGCTGCCCATGAAGCCCGGCACCGACATGGCCCTGCTGCTCGGCATCGCCCACCTCGTCATCAAGGCGGGCAAAACCGGCTTCGCCGCCGGTCTCGGCAACTTCGCCTCCTTCGCCGCGGCCTACACCCCTGAAAAGGTTTCCGGCATCACCGGCGTGCCCGTCGCGCGCCTCGAAGCCGCGGCCAAGGCCGTGGTCGAAGCGGAACGTCCGCTCGTCATCGCCGGTTCCGCGCTCGGCAGCGGCGGCGGCGCAGGCCCCGTCATGGCGGCCGTGGCCATCAACATGCTGCTCGGCAGCGTGAACAGAAAGGGCGGTCTGCTCGATCTGCCCTTCCCCGTGTCCGTCACCGCCCACGCCACCGACTACCGCGAAACCCTGCGCAAGCGCTTCGTGGACTACACCCAGGCCGTGGCCGCAGACAAGGTCAAGGCTCCCGCGCTCCTGCTCGTGTACGCCGCCAATCCGCTCTACGCCCTGCCCGCCGATTCCGGCATCGGGGCGACCATCAAGAAGGCCGGATTCTCCGTGGCCGTGGCCAGCTTCATGAGCGAAACCTGCGAAGCGTGCGATCTCGTGCTTCCCGCCGCCCTCGGCATGGAAGCCTTCGACGACGTGCAGACCCCCTACGGTTCCGGCCGCGTGACCTACGCGCTCGCCCGTCCGGTGGCCAAGCCCTTCGCCGATGCCCGCAGCGCCGGCGAACTGTTCATCGCCCTCGCCCAGGAACTCAAGCTCGACCTCGGCGTCAAGGACATGCCCGAACTGCTGTACAAGCATGCCTACGCCCTCGGCGCGCCCTTCCGCGCCATGATCAACGAAGGCGTCGTTCACACCGCAGGCGTCACCCTGCCCGCCTCCCCGCTGTTCTACAACTGGGAAGCCATTCAGGCCGCCGCTTCCGCCCGCGGCGCGGAAGGCGATCTGCAGGTTGCGCCCGTCACCGTGCTCGCCATGGGCACGCCGCAGACGGCCATTCCGCCCTTCGCCACCAAGGTCGTCACCGACTATCAGCTCAAGGGCAAGTACAGCGTGGCGCAGATGAACGGCGCCACCGCCGCTAAACTCAAGGTAAAGGCCGGAGACCTCGTCAAGCTGGTTGCCGGCAACAATGTGGAAATCACCGTGGTTGCCGCCATTTTTGAAGGCATCCTGCCCGATACCGTTTCTCTGGTTGCCGGTCTTGGCCATACCGCCTTCGACCAGTTCAGCAAGGGCAAGGGCTCGAATGTCCTGGCGCTGACCAGCGTTTGCAGAGAACCCGGCACCGGCCTGCCGGTCTGGGGCCTTGCCGGCGTGAAGGCCGCAAGAGCATAGGGGGGTCGTGATGTCTTCTGAAGTCAAACAGTTCAAAATAAGATGGGGCATGGTCATCGACATCGACAAGTGTACGGGCTGCGGCGCGTGCATGGTGGCCTGCCAGGCGGAAAACAACGTCGCTCCCGCCGTGGACGGCAGCAACAAGCTCCGTTCGCTCAACTGGCTCACCGTGTTCCGTCTCACCAATCACAAGCCCTTCCCCGATCATGAAGTGGCCTACCTGCCCCGCCCCTGCATGCAGTGCGGCAAACCTTCCTGCGTGTCGGTGTGCCCCGTCATCGCCACCGACAAGCGCGAAGAAGGCGGCATCGTCAGCCAGATTCCGCCCCGCTGCATCGGCTGCCGGTACTGCATGGCCTCGTGTCCCTACCATGCCCGCTACTTCAACTGGTACGACCCGAAGTGGCCCGGCGATCTGGCTCAGGCCCTCACCCCCGACGTCTCCACCCGCATGCGCGGCGTCGTGGAAAAGTGCTCCTTCTGCCATCACCGCTTCATGAAGGCTCAGGAAGCCGCCGTCGCCAAGGGTCAGGATCCCATGAACCTGCCCGACGGCGCGTATGTCACCGCCTGCACCGAAGCCTGCCCCAACGGGGCCATCACCTTCGGCGACCTCAACAATCCCGCCCACAAGGTGCATGAGCTCATCAAGAGCCCCTACGCCTTCCGTCTGCTGGAACGCCTCGGCACCGATCCCCAGGTGTACTACATCAGCAAACGCGAATGGGTGCGCCGCGAAGGCGACAACTATCTCGAACACGAAAAGACCGGCGAAGCCACAAAGCAGGGGTAGGTTATGGATTACAGCAAACCCGTTGATGCGGAGCTCTTCCCGGAAGGGTGCGAGCGCTGCTCTCTCACTAAGTTCACGGGATGGATGTCCATTCTGGGCGTCATCTTCCTCTGGGGTCTGTACGCCGCCGTGCGCGTCCTCGGCTTCGGCCTCGGCGAAACCGGCATGGACGACTACTTCGGCTTCGGTCTCTGGATCACCTTCGACCTCGCCGTCATCGCCCTCGGCGCAGGCGCCTTCTTTACCGGCGCTCTTCGCTACATTCTCAACATCGACGAGCTCAAGAACATCGTGAACCTCGCCGCCGTCATAGGCTTCCTGTGCTACACCGGCGCCATGATGATCCTCGTGCTCGACATCGGTCAGCCCATCCGCTGCTGGTTCGGCTACTGGTACCCCAACGTTCACTCCATGCTCACCGAAGTTATCTTCTGCATCACCTGCTACTGCATCGTGCTCATCCTTGAGTTCGTGCCCCTGGTGCTGGAGAATCGCCAGCTCATGAAGCGTCCCTTCATCCACGCGCTGGCCCACAACTTCCACGTGTACATGCCCATCTTCGCGGGTATCGGCGCGTTCCTGTCCACGTTCCACCAGGGCTCCCTCGGCGGCATGTACGGCGTGCTCTTCGGCCGCCCCTACCTGTTCCGCGAAGGCTTCTTCATCTGGCCCTGGACCTTCTTCCTGTTCGTGCTCTCCGCCGTGGCCTCCGGCCCCATGTTCACCGTGCTCGTCTGCACCCTCATGGAAAAGATGTCCGGCCGCAAGCTCGTCAGCTGGGACGTGAAGCAGCTCATGGGCAAGGTCGGCGGCACCATGCTCATCGTGTACACCGTGTTCAAGTGCCTCGACAGCTGGTACTGGGCTACCGACATGCTCGCCGGCGAAGGCCTCACCTTCGACCAGATGTTCCACGGCTGGATCTACGGCAAGTGGCTCTTCTGGCTCGAACACGCCTTCATCATCATTCCCATGATCGTGCTGCTCATCAAGCCCCTGCGCACCAAGCCGTGGATCTTCTACCTGATGCTCTTCCTTACCTGCACGAGCATCACCATCAACCGCTACGTGCTCACCGTGCAGGGCCTGGCCCAGCCCGTCATGCCCTTCGACAGCTGGTACACCTACGCCCCCAACTGGGCCGAATGGGCTAGCTGCTTCCTCGTGTTCGCCTACGCGGCCATGGTCCTCTCCCTGGCCTATCGCTACACGCCCATCTTCCCCCAGGAACCTGAACTCAATAAAAAATAACCCCATCCCCAATTCATAAAAAAAGGCGGCCCTTCCCTCGATCGGCCGCCTTTTTTTGTAAATGAAGAGAGGAAAGAGAGAAGGCGGGGGAAGGAAGGGCAACTTTTGAAAAAGTTTCCCTTCCTTCCCCCGCACCCCCATCCTTCCTTTCAAAACTTTTTAATTTTGAGGGTGGCTGGAGGAGGTATGTTGAGGGCGAAGGCTGTGTCAAGACTGAGGAAAGTCTTGCGAGGGGAAAAACAGAAAGTCGGCAGGGAAACAGAAACCGGGGAGAAGGCAAGGGCAAGAAGCAAAGGAAGACGGGCTGGAGACGAAAAGAGGAACCGGCAGGCGTTTCCCCGGATTTTCGCCATGTTTCAAGAGGTTAGAGCTAGATTGCGACTACCCGACGCAGGCAGGTAGAGGGACGCTTTTCCCCAGCAAATACCGTCGACGCGTTTTCCTCTCAGTCTTGAGCCCTTCTCCCCGCAAATTCTCTGGAAAACCTTCTCGGTCCACGTTCGGCAGGCGCGAAAACAGCTCCCCAGACAGGTCACAAACATGCGCGAAACCGCGCTCATCAAGAGCCGTCGTTTTTCTCCGGGCGTCGCCCCCTTTTTCCTCCTCCGGCAATCCCTTTCGGCGGCACGACTGCCCGTGTCAAAGAGATGCAGCGTCTGCCCTCCCCCCCAGCAAACAGCGACACCACTTCTCCAGGCCTGAAACGCCCCGATCCGCACTACCGAGCGCACCGGCGTTGTGCGTGAGCCCTTGGACTTCTCCCCTCCCCCCCCCAAGCGCCCGGCGTCCACAACGTCCCGGTTGCGCAAGACACGCTGTACGGCTGCGAA includes the following:
- a CDS encoding DUF927 domain-containing protein; the protein is MSTAIEPFGSYITNLEGEIIFEKYLLRCLLSPTARFSIIGITENSTSHKWGLLVSFKDYSSHEKKLEIPLSCIHAKNSSFFRNILCDGGYSCRKGFPPDVLFERIQQDLTWYPFVTRITKVGWQRAPEVYILPKRIYGTFDQSKYHFECSCSGYRNHGNLQEWGQLAETAVGNTRFVFALCAAFAAVLLTPLGIEGGGFNFVGESSSGKTTALKIASSVWGNDIISWNSTINALENIASEHNDNLLVLDELGEMDSGSFHQTVYMLANGFGKNRSSGNGKLQEKNSWRCLFLSSGEVSLMDKLSEKKASCHDGQRVRFLDIPVRADMIMHLHGRSSAAQLVSDMVSLADQYTGTAGPQFLEWLTENLPSRISCLKRQLKQKEDMLCGSEEKTVIRRAARRFALVWIAGEAAWNAEILPFEMDIEAAVRSCYDDWLKDYENSSNQEQQQFLYKFRACIERNRSKFIHVSMSGDNVSKLIGYYNPKSKGTEYLFSKATFHTMFPQKKAVEWLKQAGWLKTRKDRDDNERVVCGKKGYYYVVVLPKD
- a CDS encoding helix-turn-helix domain-containing protein encodes the protein MTTSRSSQFVRASDLAAILGVSKSTIWRWRAEGKLPDPFRLSSRVTVWELKEVLAFVEQKRDLSL
- a CDS encoding integrase arm-type DNA-binding domain-containing protein; this translates as MSGINKLTDTKIKKTQPSDKIIQLGDGDRLWLVVYPSGKKVWRVKWKSDHRQDQFTIGHYPGISLKQARMERDRITGLLDQGIDPNVQKKAEKTFAMEQMEKDARTFRVVALEWHKKRTKVQTESTRRLKMQRLEKHVFPVIGDKPMASLTMADLVAMLQQIESTGHAEMARRVGQIVGQICRYARLLGDIPYDISTGMTEALEAKPPVKHRATITEPERVARLLLDIDEYSGNIVTRYALRIMPYVFVRSQELRLARWSEINFEKHLWVIPKEHMKMKKQHVVPLASQVERLFRELHTWTGSHELIFPSTHSKTRAITDVCLLNALRRMGYGRDEMCIHGFRAMASTLLNEQGYRPDVIEAQLAHTDKNQVRAAYNHAQYLPERIRMMQKWADYLDSLKKTCRIRSSAEDFASAGTALTKKSDLVLDNSDEGPLPEMAV
- a CDS encoding heavy metal-binding domain-containing protein, translating into MQQALDCRICGRKFSKRGGIRHLCKETIADFARFDIDAEDMCMSCAMDKVKELSLVREERLGDLKAELKEYQEKVLQEIQVFTTPHPETWSCGIKGVVSGYAVIGVGAFTGLANVLTDFFGGESEDYLNKIRQAERRAINVAKMQAIEMGANVISGIRLEVKSGSTGLLLVSCVGTALEHGSVNMPDFAKMRELSVEYHKLKAERLPIVAGTSESYSELAPAKDEKFHIPPYL
- the qrcA gene encoding menaquinone reductase multiheme cytochrome c subunit QrcA, which translates into the protein MEERNNTTTPATAAKKCSCGWGAFVVGLVVALILGWWVLPNLMKETKKQPIAFSHVEHVQKQGMTCEQCHFVRADGSFSGTPTTAQCAECHFTVLGSNPEEARFVRDYVQTGREIKSEWLIYQKQPDNVFFSHALHFGALAELKGPKETAAFCSRCHLNVAETDVPPVYRENRLSGYSENTMLMWGCERCHAEHMAMGNTNASNACFTCHK
- the qrcB gene encoding menaquinone reductase molybdopterin-binding-like subunit QrcB encodes the protein MDRRGFLKFAAGGTVGLVASPIIWNTLYDAVYWTQNWGWIPRLKKGESEYLPTVSKLCPSGTGFLVRTVAGVPVRTIGDKNNPVTHGAMTALAAAEAELRVSPARLKTPLRRSADGAYVAITWEQAEAILKEKMQEAGSSVAAVSGDPTSSINEVLSSILNQRGSSDFYFMPDEELPAAAAWEAMGGQGRLGYDMEGSDCILAVGAPVLESWGVVAANRSLFNRTHPVAGTPTQKLIYAGAVQNNTAAGADLWLPMKPGTDMALLLGIAHLVIKAGKTGFAAGLGNFASFAAAYTPEKVSGITGVPVARLEAAAKAVVEAERPLVIAGSALGSGGGAGPVMAAVAINMLLGSVNRKGGLLDLPFPVSVTAHATDYRETLRKRFVDYTQAVAADKVKAPALLLVYAANPLYALPADSGIGATIKKAGFSVAVASFMSETCEACDLVLPAALGMEAFDDVQTPYGSGRVTYALARPVAKPFADARSAGELFIALAQELKLDLGVKDMPELLYKHAYALGAPFRAMINEGVVHTAGVTLPASPLFYNWEAIQAAASARGAEGDLQVAPVTVLAMGTPQTAIPPFATKVVTDYQLKGKYSVAQMNGATAAKLKVKAGDLVKLVAGNNVEITVVAAIFEGILPDTVSLVAGLGHTAFDQFSKGKGSNVLALTSVCREPGTGLPVWGLAGVKAARA
- the qrcC gene encoding menaquinone reductase iron-sulfur cluster-binding subunit QrcC, with the protein product MSSEVKQFKIRWGMVIDIDKCTGCGACMVACQAENNVAPAVDGSNKLRSLNWLTVFRLTNHKPFPDHEVAYLPRPCMQCGKPSCVSVCPVIATDKREEGGIVSQIPPRCIGCRYCMASCPYHARYFNWYDPKWPGDLAQALTPDVSTRMRGVVEKCSFCHHRFMKAQEAAVAKGQDPMNLPDGAYVTACTEACPNGAITFGDLNNPAHKVHELIKSPYAFRLLERLGTDPQVYYISKREWVRREGDNYLEHEKTGEATKQG
- the qrcD gene encoding menaquinone reductase integral membrane subunit QrcD, with the translated sequence MDYSKPVDAELFPEGCERCSLTKFTGWMSILGVIFLWGLYAAVRVLGFGLGETGMDDYFGFGLWITFDLAVIALGAGAFFTGALRYILNIDELKNIVNLAAVIGFLCYTGAMMILVLDIGQPIRCWFGYWYPNVHSMLTEVIFCITCYCIVLILEFVPLVLENRQLMKRPFIHALAHNFHVYMPIFAGIGAFLSTFHQGSLGGMYGVLFGRPYLFREGFFIWPWTFFLFVLSAVASGPMFTVLVCTLMEKMSGRKLVSWDVKQLMGKVGGTMLIVYTVFKCLDSWYWATDMLAGEGLTFDQMFHGWIYGKWLFWLEHAFIIIPMIVLLIKPLRTKPWIFYLMLFLTCTSITINRYVLTVQGLAQPVMPFDSWYTYAPNWAEWASCFLVFAYAAMVLSLAYRYTPIFPQEPELNKK